The genomic stretch TAGCaaagggataaataaaatgtgtatgaaattcCATTTCGGGTCTGTTTTTGTACTCGGTGGAAGACAACGCTGAGATATTTGAGTTTGCTTCGTGAGAGCAGCTGTTCCCACATGCTTACATGATCATTGTTCAGGAGGTGTACTCCCCATAGCTCACTTGTGAGCCAACGGATAGCCCATTTAGCAGTGGTTTTGGCAAACTCAGCAGGTCCCACTATTGGCTGATGTTACATCATTTTAGAACAAATTAATACTTACACGCAGTTTTATACCTGATTTAATACCATTAAAGTGCAAGTACTTCATTATCTTACTACTAGCCAGAGTTTGCAGTTCAGTTAATAAAATTGTTacaacttcaatttttaaaacaaaggatgAGTGCAGGGTTTAATTTTTTCTGATAAGTCAgctaaaagtttttttgtttttttttttttttaacctgccaCCTGAGTGGCACTCCACTTAACCCTGTTTTCAAAGCTAAGCAGATTTAGACTGGTTAATTCTGGCAGGCATTAATTTTCAGCTCCACATCCTTATTCACTTTCAATATAAACATACTGCTGTTTGACTTTAATAATATGGCTtgagtttataaaaatgtaataaggTATTCtgtattatgaaatatattatgtctttgaaaatgtgttctatgatctgtattttaaaaaacaattgaaaTAGCATACTTAAGCTTACTAAAAAGTTAGGAGATAGAAAAATGTGATAAGAACATTTCTACTATTTATAGTATATCATGAAGATTTGTTGAAGAATTATACTGGTTATTGGAGCAGATAATATCTATCGCTATGTGAAAATTAATTGTGTATAATGCATTTCTTCTAGAGGATAAAATTATCTTGATAAAGTTTTAGAAAGCTGaacaaatgtgaaaacattttagaTGCTTtcgttttcttaaaaaaataaatctaggggcacctgggtggctcagtcagttaaatgtccaactctttctttctttttttttttttttaagcttatttatttgagagagagagagtgcgcgagcaagcggggaggggtagagacggggagacagaggatccgaagcaggctctgtgctgagagcagagagcctaatgcagggctcgaactcacaaaccatgagatcatgacctgagctgaaatcaagtcagatgcttaactgaatgagccacccaggcgaccctaaatgtccaactcttgatctcagctcaggtcttgatctcagggtcatgagttcaagccctgaattgggctccatgctgggcatgaggCCTACTAGATAGAgtcaagatagatagatagacagacagaaaaCCCACTTCATTGACTTTGTGAGGcttttattaatgtgtatttttttggtTCTGGTATACCTTTCCCCAGTAAAACATAACCATAATTTAAGAACATGATCAACTTAtgtttttgttagaaaaaaaatgtcaagcaTTTCTCTTATTGAGCCTTAAAGCAGAAATTTTTGCAAGTGTGTACTTCAGGAGGATTAGCAAAGAAAGCACTACACTATAAAGGCCAACATTTTGTAAATGTAAATTGCTAGTTTGGTACTACTTTTTTGTATTATATGCAATAACCTGCCTCTGGAGCAAGGTTTAAAATGAATCAAGTCCTTGGAAAGGCTTTATTATTCATAAGAATTTAATATTACTGAACTATATAGTTAAACTGAAGCAGAAATTATTAGaccatattttatgttattaacaCCCATATTCTTTAGCATCTTTCCTCTAATTTACAAACCTGATGACTGAGAGCCATGTTTTACTAAGATCTGTATATACTCTTattgcagcttttaaaaaaacaaaatgttgtcttttgtttgtttgtttgtttttctctataggAGTACCAAAATCTAATCTCTTGCACACCAGATCATTAAGGGGCCATAAAGACTGCTTtgaaaaataccatttgattGCAAACCAGGATTGTCCCCGATCTAAACTTTCAAAAAGTACTTACGAAGAAGTTAAAACTCTTTTGAGTAAGAAGATAAACTGGATTGTACAGTATGCACAAAATAAGGATCTGGATTCAGATTCTGAATGTTCTAAAAATACCCAGCATCACCTGTTAAATTGCAGGCATAAGCCAGATAAAAAGTTACTCCCACAGTTTGACTCTCAAGTACCAAAGTATTCTGCAAAGTGGATAGATGCAAGCGCAGGCGGCCTCTCAAACTGTTCACAAAGAATATTGGAGCAGCGGGAAAATACAGACTTTGAGCTTGCTGTGTTGCAAGATTCAGGTGCCACTTTATGCCACAGTAGTGTATTGTGGCCTCATAGTCACAACCAGgcacagaaaaaagaagaaataatctcCGATCCAGATGCTAACGTCCAGGCCCAGCATCCACATTACAGCAGAGAGGAATGTaagtaaaatggggagaaaagtaAAAGTTGCAGTTttgttggcctttttttttttttttacatttttacatatgtGATATGTCAAGAATTTTGTTCTAGAATTATGGATTTTATAGAGTATTTAAATGACAGGTTCACCCTAGCAAAAATGAGGTGtcttaaattctccatcagtTCTCTCAAATACTCCTTAGTATGTCCTAAAGCATTTGAATTCAGTCCCATCatcttttttaataaacttaaaataaataaatttaataaattaaatgtattaaactAAATGGAATTGACAAACAATTGGAAGTTTGAAGTTCATGTAGTTTAGAAGTACATCTTCAACCATTGGCTAACATACATTGTCACGTTGCTCATCGCTACAAGATTAATTTACTGATAGATCAGTTTTCCACAGTACTTTAGTGTTTTCCCAGCTGTGGATCATAAACTATGTAGTGCTTAAGCATAATCAGCTTGATGAGTAGTGGCTTCTAGCAGTTTACCAAGTATTCTTTGGCAAAACTTCTGATTCAGGTGGAGGTGTACTGGAAGTGatgtaaaatatgtttcttgCTGTGAGCTGTggttagaatttgaaaatatcctCCACACTGTAGGAGTTAATGAATAAATCCTGGAGGACGGGTGAATACTATAATGGCAgttaagtgaatatttttttaaatagaatattgtATTAGTGATGTagacaatttatttttccagGTTACTGTAGTAATAATtcacatattttcatgtttcagtGAATTCGATGACTCTTGGTGAGGTAAAGCAACTGAATGCAAAGCTCCGACAGGAAATACAGGGTAAAGACTCAGTGTCAATGTTTTATGCATGTGAAAATTTTGATACAGAAAATCCCTCATGACAGGACATTCTTAACTTTATCTGCATTTAAATTCGGAAAGGGGATTAGAACCCATTGGAACTTCCAGAGCAAAAGATTAAGAAAACGACTTCTTTAtgaaataaaggggaaataagtttttcttttttaagtaaaaatggagacaactaaACCCATATCTCTTCCTAGCATTTTATTATGCCAGACACTGTATGAGTGTGCTTCCTAACAGTTCTTTAAAGTTGTATTAGCCCTGTTTTGtggagttttttaaattataaacaatgTCAAACACAAAAGTGGTGAGAATAGTTTAGTGAACCCCTTGACCCATCTTCACCAGCTTCAACTATTATCAAAAGCATAGCTAATTTCCCCTCATCTCTGCTCATACCCATTCCTTTCACCCCATGCCCAGCATAGATTATTTGACACAGATCCCAGACAAATTTTGTCCACAAATACTCCAGGATTTTCTCTaaaagataatttcttttaaaggtaATCACAACCtcattatcacacctaaaaaaaaaaacaacagctagTAATTCTTTAAACATCATCAAATACAACGCTAACACTAACAACAGTTAATGTTGATATTCCCCtgttgttccctttttttttaaacaactgatTTTCATTTTGGTGAGGAAATTACACTTCAGAGACATTAAGTTGCTTACAAAGATCGTGCATTCAGTTAGTAACAGATTAAGGATTATATAACCCCTCCTTAACTCCATGGCCAGTGGTCTTAATCACACATCAGCtgagaataataaaatagtaacaatagtaatagtaatagcaaCTTCTGTTTATCAAGTGCTTATTCTGTGGAATGTACTTTatagtatgatctcatttaatcctcacagtagcCCTGTGAATTGCTTACTATTGATACCAAGGTTATACATAAAAGGAAACTAAAGCGTGTAGTTTTAGTCACTTGCCTGAGACTTATAAAAGTGTAGGAACAAGAATTCAAAAATGTAGGTAGTCTGAATCCAAAACCTCTTAAGAGGTATTTCCAGACCTGAGTATTAATGGTCACTTCCTGTCCCATAAGTCATAAATGAACCTATTTATATATTCATCCACCTTTTAAATCTTTACAGAAGTTTTTGAAGAGTTAACACACCAAGTGCAAGAAAAAGATTCTTTGGCCTCAGAGCTCCACGTCCGCCACGTTGCCATCGAACAGCTCCTCAAGAACTATTCCAAGTTACCGTGTCTGCAAGTGGGGCGAACAGGAACAAAGTCACACCTACCCATAAACAACTAAACCAAACTTAACATTTCCTTCCTTGGCCCTCATGCCCCTACCATGTACTGGTCTGCCAGGCATGACAACTTTAAAGAAGTTGAAGAAAGTTATTGGTCCCATTTTTTTATGGTCCTTAAATTTGCAAAGCTGAAGGCACTATTTAACATCTTTGTCAAATAAAGCAGATCGTTACACTCTAGTCTTCTAGGATTAATCATTTTGGTTCATTTTGGGAATCTTTCTTCCCATTATTACTAAATAGCCCTCCCTAACTTACCACATGTGACTACTGTTACAGTGTGATttgattaaacattttaatgcaaTTCACCTgtcaaaacaatagaaaattaaacTCCTTAGATTAGTCTGAACTACTAAAGATAACTTTTAAGAGGGAAATGGAATTCATAATACACCTCTTATTTATTATGagcaatattttaatatgaaagttttatatatataaatgctattttaggtacctttccattctctttataaatgtgtatttgaatGCCTCTGTATATTATATTTACACTTTTCCTGTGTGGATACGTTCACTCATATTTCAGATCACtgcattttattctcttaatacactctttttactattgttttccaaagataaatgtattttgaagtaGAAATCTATCTAGTTGAATTGTTTTGACTTCTAATAACTCTTAGGAAAGAGgaattaataactttttaaagcaaatatccaagaaaaaaagtacattatttttttctaacaaaagcagttctgagtttgttcagaaagaaaatgctaatCTAGTTTTCATATGTCAGCTTGTCTCCATAAAAGTAAAAGCCTGTTATATTTCATTATTACTTCCATTCTAATGACTTTGATGTGTTAGAATTTGGACAGAGTAAGTCACGCCTCACTTCCAAGTCCAGTGTAACATCTGTCAAATTGAATATGCTGCGAAATTGTTgtcctatctttaaaaaaaaacttaaaaattcttctgTGTGCTACTTCAGATATAGGTTCAAGAATTCTTAAACTGTCCAAATTCTCTTGTCAGTATTACTGACCTGAAAAAAGCATTATGAggtgtttttctaaattttagaacttaaagaagaagagaagactgcttgacacaggaaaacaaaactctaattcaaaaaaataagcCCATTTTAAAAGGATATTCTTGTAAGTTGCCTGTGATGTTTCCAAAGAATTCTGAACTAGTATGTCGTCTCAGACAGCTAGGTAAGTTTTATAACAATGTATTATATAGTAAAAGCTATAACCAATACAGAATTAAAATGGGCTCTAAATTCTGTTTTGTGTTGGTGCTAGAATATATTTATGAGGTAAAATCTTTGCTTGAAAGAATCTACAGAAAAGCCCATTAACTTGGCGGCTTCATGCATAAAGATATGAAtgacttctattttaaatttgGCAGCCTGCTCTGGCTTGGGTCAGAGTTTAGTCTGAACACAAAACAGTATTTGACTAAGCAAAGAAACGCCTCAGTctagtagaaaataattttttgtaatacTAATGTGTTAAATTTGCCTGAGAGTATTAATTGATATCTcaattgatttcattttgttttcttttaagtctgACATAACTGCTTTTCAGAGGgagcttttgaaaaatactttgaatTTCTCTCAGTTTTTCGAGGCAtccaaaatgaatttgaaatccAGGGAGTGTGGGGATACATTGCCTTAGTTTTGATAAGCTTTAAACTGAACGTGTGCAATAtcaaaatctttataaatttacaagttaaataaagacatttcctgATGATGCCAGTAAATATCTTAGTAAGTGCTTAGTTGTTaggtcacatttttttaatttgactttaCTCTTTTTTTGGCATAATTCATCAAGAATGTTTCCAGCCAGTGTGCTTGCACACATTTGTGCTTCTATTTAGATCACTTAGGGACAGTCATAAAAGTTTGGGATGTGTTGCATTTGATATCAGTAGTAGCCTATTTCCAGAGTATGAGCCATATGGTGCAGTCCTAAATGCAACAGTGTTAATCCAAAGAAaagggtttgctttgtttttggcaAATATGTAGCTTTACTAATGAGTTTGGAACAATTGGGTGGGATTGTGCATGTACTAAGTAAGGTCTTAACTGAggattctgatttatttcatttagatatTTCTACCTAAGCTCTTCAAAGGAAAGGTGCTGTAAACAATCTGCGGTGCTGGTACTCATATTAGTACTTTATTTGAATGAATACTGTAGTGAAAGAATTTTTCTTGAAGGACTTTGCACAGTAGTTTATCCAACCATTTGGTAAACTTTGATTCCTTTGTTAGTTTTCTTGATTGAATGAAGATGTAGTTACTGTATATGctaaaaggaggagaagggacagagttGAGTTCTGAGAGAATATGAAAAACTACAAATATTGTTACCATCCTTGGCTATTCTTCTGTACAGTTGTTAGTACTTTTTGAGGAAGTTTAGAAGAAAATCTCATATATACCATCAGTTTCAAAAATGGCAAAAGGGAGAAGACCGCCAGTCTAACATTTCCAGAGCTTATATTATTAAGGGGAGTGAAATAAAACTAATGTTTTTTTATGTTAGATTTCATAATTTTAGACAAATTGgatggagttttaaaaatcaacttgaaGTCCAAAGTGATTTTGACCACACGAGATTGTTCACATTAGAGattaaagttttcaaatttgttcAGACTTTTAATTAAggtaaaaatctattttaattttgaggttATCACCCTTTGACCCTAACATTTAATATCCAaattagtctttctttttttttttaagaaaaaaaaggtatgcACTTAGGACATCACTTAGGTGATACAGACAGCAAAATAGTGTTTCATTCCATTATGTAGTTCTTAAATGTTGGAGCAAAGAAATGTTcttagtttttcaaatttatgcGCATTTCACCACAAAGTGCCCATTTTTACATACActtgagaattatttttaaaataataagttcaTGTTGGGAAGTGATTTCAAAAATatagtcaaaatatattttattggcgTCTTGACAGGCATCTTGAGATTTCCTGGGGTTTTCATCTGACCACATTGTTTAACACTGAAAATGGTTTAAAGTGCTTTCTTTTCTCGTTTAGATATTTTTTACCTTGGCATTTACACTGTTGAGACTTGTCAGTTTTTgctaggattttttaaattaatttttgaggaTCTGTTTGTGTTAATGTTTACCAgttttgcttttactttgttttgtattaatgttataaaattcaatttaaaatgtatacGCTCTAAATTTAAGTAAGaactattaaagaataaattatttgtatCGCTTAGAAGGAGGTTCAGTTGGTGACCATAAAATTGTGACATAAAAGTTTTCAAATGGGACAGTGTAAAGGTCtaatagtgtttctttttttctgatttactgACAGATATTGCTTATACTGAAGTAAGATATCTGAGTATTTTTAAGTACTTAATAAAAAGTTTAGTactctacaatttttttaattttaattttaattttgttattaactTCAGGTTGGTGGGAATAATTATGGAGGAAATTTGTGGTGAGAATCAGTGAGAGATAAAATCTTCAAAGGTTATTCTTGCCATGTTAAGTTTTGTGGTGGTAGCATGGGAAAGAGTTTATTTACCAGAATAATAAGGTAATAGAGCTCCAGCACAAGGAAAGGTACCTTGGAGGAGGGCTCTAGTACTGTGGAATAACGAGGGTCTGTCCTACATCTCAGTATTTCCATTCACTTCATCCCTTCCTAATTGCCCTTATTATAGAATTTAGTCTAACGTATTAAGCAACTTAGTCATCTTGCTATGAACCAATCATAGCAAGTCTCTagcattagatttttttttagcacctAGCTTGTAACCtacttttccctattctttttgGTTTAAAAAGAGTCCAGCCTACGAATGCATTTTAGTAATACTGAATTAGTACACAATTTTAAGCTtaccaaagtaaaacaaaaaaatcatgaagatgtGTATTCCCCACCCCCCTAAATTGTTAGTTGAACTTTCCTCAGCTGCACACACAGCAAAGGGAATTTTAGcaaatgtgtgtttcttttttcaaacttgTGTAGAATGTTTATTTCCGTCTGCTGCCTCCAAAAGAGGCAGTTTACAAAGTATTCAGTAGTGACTTCTGTTTAAATGCTGCCATCCCTACTTTTATAGTCCGTATGTGTGTGTTAACCTTGTTTTAAAGTAGCATATACT from Panthera uncia isolate 11264 chromosome C2, Puncia_PCG_1.0, whole genome shotgun sequence encodes the following:
- the CC2H21orf91 gene encoding protein EURL homolog isoform X2, whose protein sequence is MKLAKQCPEEIVFPEFNSVKGTMNEEEQFVNIDLNDDNICSVCKLGTDKETLSFCHVCFELNIEGVPKSNLLHTRSLRGHKDCFEKYHLIANQDCPRSKLSKSTYEEVKTLLSKKINWIVQYAQNKDLDSDSECSKNTQHHLLNCRHKPDKKLLPQFDSQVPKYSAKWIDASAGGLSNCSQRILEQRENTDFELAVLQDSGATLCHSSVLWPHSHNQAQKKEEIISDPDANVQAQHPHYSREELNSMTLGEVKQLNAKLRQEIQEVFEELTHQVQEKDSLASELHVRHVAIEQLLKNYSKLPCLQVGRTGTKSHLPINN
- the CC2H21orf91 gene encoding protein EURL homolog isoform X3, which produces MNEEEQFVNIDLNDDNICSVCKLGTDKETLSFCHVCFELNIEGVPKSNLLHTRSLRGHKDCFEKYHLIANQDCPRSKLSKSTYEEVKTLLSKKINWIVQYAQNKDLDSDSECSKNTQHHLLNCRHKPDKKLLPQFDSQVPKYSAKWIDASAGGLSNCSQRILEQRENTDFELAVLQDSGATLCHSSVLWPHSHNQAQKKEEIISDPDANVQAQHPHYSREE
- the CC2H21orf91 gene encoding protein EURL homolog isoform X1, whose protein sequence is MNEEEQFVNIDLNDDNICSVCKLGTDKETLSFCHVCFELNIEGVPKSNLLHTRSLRGHKDCFEKYHLIANQDCPRSKLSKSTYEEVKTLLSKKINWIVQYAQNKDLDSDSECSKNTQHHLLNCRHKPDKKLLPQFDSQVPKYSAKWIDASAGGLSNCSQRILEQRENTDFELAVLQDSGATLCHSSVLWPHSHNQAQKKEEIISDPDANVQAQHPHYSREELNSMTLGEVKQLNAKLRQEIQEVFEELTHQVQEKDSLASELHVRHVAIEQLLKNYSKLPCLQVGRTGTKSHLPINN